In a single window of the Arachis hypogaea cultivar Tifrunner chromosome 6, arahy.Tifrunner.gnm2.J5K5, whole genome shotgun sequence genome:
- the LOC112698176 gene encoding threonine dehydratase biosynthetic, chloroplastic-like isoform X2 — MPEDPGSFKQFCQLVGQMNITEFKYRFNSNEKAVVLYSVGVHTVSELKAMKERMESCQLKTYNVIETDLMKDHLHYLMGGRSNVQNEVLCRFIFPERPGALMKFLDSLGPRWNISLFHYRGQGETGANVLVGIQVPRVEMDEFHDRANRLGYEYTLVNNDDFYHLLMRS; from the exons ATGCCAGAGGATCCTGGTAGTTTTAAACAGTTTTGTCAATTG GTAGGGCAGATGAACATCACAGAATTCAAGTATAGATTTAATTCCAATGAGAAGGCCGTTGTCCTTTACAG CGTTGGGGTTCACACGGTCTCAGAACTAAAAGCAATGAAAGAGAGAATGGAGTCTTGTCAGCTTAAAACTTACAATGTCATAGAAACTGACTTGATGAAAGATCACCTTCATTACCTG ATGGGAGGCCGTTCAAACGTTCAAAATGAGGTTCTTTGTCGTTTCATCTTTCCGGAAAGACCTGGTGCTCTAATGAAGTTCTTGGATTCATTAGGTCCACGATGGAATATTAGCTTGTTCCATTATCGTGGGCAG GGTGAAACTGGAGCAAATGTGTTGGTAGGAATACAAGTACCAAGAGTTGAGATGGATGAATTCCATGATCGTGCTAACAGACTTGGATATGAGTATACGCTGGTGAACAATGATGACTTTTACCATCTCCTAATGCGTTCATG A
- the LOC112698176 gene encoding threonine dehydratase biosynthetic, chloroplastic-like isoform X3, with translation MNITEFKYRFNSNEKAVVLYSVGVHTVSELKAMKERMESCQLKTYNVIETDLMKDHLHYLMGGRSNVQNEVLCRFIFPERPGALMKFLDSLGPRWNISLFHYRGQGETGANVLVGIQVPRVEMDEFHDRANRLGYEYTLVNNDDFYHLLMRSWLGFL, from the exons ATGAACATCACAGAATTCAAGTATAGATTTAATTCCAATGAGAAGGCCGTTGTCCTTTACAG CGTTGGGGTTCACACGGTCTCAGAACTAAAAGCAATGAAAGAGAGAATGGAGTCTTGTCAGCTTAAAACTTACAATGTCATAGAAACTGACTTGATGAAAGATCACCTTCATTACCTG ATGGGAGGCCGTTCAAACGTTCAAAATGAGGTTCTTTGTCGTTTCATCTTTCCGGAAAGACCTGGTGCTCTAATGAAGTTCTTGGATTCATTAGGTCCACGATGGAATATTAGCTTGTTCCATTATCGTGGGCAG GGTGAAACTGGAGCAAATGTGTTGGTAGGAATACAAGTACCAAGAGTTGAGATGGATGAATTCCATGATCGTGCTAACAGACTTGGATATGAGTATACGCTGGTGAACAATGATGACTTTTACCATCTCCTAATGCGTTCATGGTTAGGGTTTTTATGA
- the LOC112698176 gene encoding threonine dehydratase biosynthetic, chloroplastic-like isoform X4: MNITEFKYRFNSNEKAVVLYSVGVHTVSELKAMKERMESCQLKTYNVIETDLMKDHLHYLMGGRSNVQNEVLCRFIFPERPGALMKFLDSLGPRWNISLFHYRGQGETGANVLVGIQVPRVEMDEFHDRANRLGYEYTLVNNDDFYHLLMRS, from the exons ATGAACATCACAGAATTCAAGTATAGATTTAATTCCAATGAGAAGGCCGTTGTCCTTTACAG CGTTGGGGTTCACACGGTCTCAGAACTAAAAGCAATGAAAGAGAGAATGGAGTCTTGTCAGCTTAAAACTTACAATGTCATAGAAACTGACTTGATGAAAGATCACCTTCATTACCTG ATGGGAGGCCGTTCAAACGTTCAAAATGAGGTTCTTTGTCGTTTCATCTTTCCGGAAAGACCTGGTGCTCTAATGAAGTTCTTGGATTCATTAGGTCCACGATGGAATATTAGCTTGTTCCATTATCGTGGGCAG GGTGAAACTGGAGCAAATGTGTTGGTAGGAATACAAGTACCAAGAGTTGAGATGGATGAATTCCATGATCGTGCTAACAGACTTGGATATGAGTATACGCTGGTGAACAATGATGACTTTTACCATCTCCTAATGCGTTCATG A
- the LOC112698176 gene encoding threonine dehydratase biosynthetic, chloroplastic-like isoform X1, which yields MPEDPGSFKQFCQLVGQMNITEFKYRFNSNEKAVVLYSVGVHTVSELKAMKERMESCQLKTYNVIETDLMKDHLHYLMGGRSNVQNEVLCRFIFPERPGALMKFLDSLGPRWNISLFHYRGQGETGANVLVGIQVPRVEMDEFHDRANRLGYEYTLVNNDDFYHLLMRSWLGFL from the exons ATGCCAGAGGATCCTGGTAGTTTTAAACAGTTTTGTCAATTG GTAGGGCAGATGAACATCACAGAATTCAAGTATAGATTTAATTCCAATGAGAAGGCCGTTGTCCTTTACAG CGTTGGGGTTCACACGGTCTCAGAACTAAAAGCAATGAAAGAGAGAATGGAGTCTTGTCAGCTTAAAACTTACAATGTCATAGAAACTGACTTGATGAAAGATCACCTTCATTACCTG ATGGGAGGCCGTTCAAACGTTCAAAATGAGGTTCTTTGTCGTTTCATCTTTCCGGAAAGACCTGGTGCTCTAATGAAGTTCTTGGATTCATTAGGTCCACGATGGAATATTAGCTTGTTCCATTATCGTGGGCAG GGTGAAACTGGAGCAAATGTGTTGGTAGGAATACAAGTACCAAGAGTTGAGATGGATGAATTCCATGATCGTGCTAACAGACTTGGATATGAGTATACGCTGGTGAACAATGATGACTTTTACCATCTCCTAATGCGTTCATGGTTAGGGTTTTTATGA
- the LOC112696624 gene encoding E3 ubiquitin-protein ligase UPL7, whose translation MDGTRKQQVSLRGASAKEITRDVLLEKVNRERELRNHAKRAAAAALLIQRVWRRFKVTKMVALQLQQEWEKLVNNYTAARTAIWISNNLLRPFLFFITRFSTWLQIAQSKKIHSMKICFTILLESMNSSDSKQNFCFLAIGTPEERRIWIYQARRLTSLGFSILSEFSECISGAQNLNIVTSLAMRLLVIFTDPKGWKGIVDDNRQDADLAAKDLIQFIGSNKSGSYVSIARYISALDNYSCQTKSIIPADELFFITASAITLAVRPFYLMNIDVIGPDMLDDNHAAKQYIVYLLTIPSLLQHLPSVLQPALRHKSILFPCFKTLLILKEKVLMEMSELVQSDNLVAFREIPPVGWALTNIICLATGNGNGSVNARSLNQGLDYALYVHVVITLAESLLAHLDNIGWMRKKRKTVQTDAGTSTDPVGTVMYDGEATYESLIMSYMDQFRPVTQPSHLTNLLASINRDGTNKVETPQSNCLPCLKKLDLFDVALFYSNLLRVFSTLSPIRGSLPVLNMLSFTPGFILQLWEVLEVSLFSGDKHISVYHTSGNAKHKTFEKMQKQISKDGGNRWVNVLQKFTGKSQAASDVTDPVGSYSEPSRENEDSLELWDVEPMRHGPQGIPKDVFSVLHLFCATYSHLLSVLDDIEFYEKQVPFRLEQQRRIASMLNTLVYNGLSHGSGSHNKPLMDCAIRCLHLMYERDCRHSFCPPDLWLAPARKSRPPIAVAARTHEVLSANLRFDDSSAALSAGSVIIITPHVFPFEERVEMFRELIKMDKASRKMAGEISEPGSRAIEIVVCRGHIVEDGFRQLNSLGSRLKSSIHVSFVSECGLPEAGLDYGGLSKEFLTDLSKAAFAPEYGLFSQTSTSDRLLIPTASARYLDNGLQMIEFLGRIVGKALYEGILLDYSFSHVFVQKLLGRYSFLDELSTLDPEIYRNLLYVKNYEGDVKELCLDFTVTEESFGKRHVIELKSGGKDISVTNENKLQYIHAMADYKLNIQILPFSNAFYRGLTDLISPSWLKLFNASEFNQLLSGGNYDIDIDDLKNNTRYTGGYNERSKTIKIFWEVVKGFKPDERCMLLKFVTSCSRAPLLGFKYLQPAFTIHKVACDVPLWTTFGGQDVDRLPSASTCYNTLKLPTYKRPGTLRTKLLYAITSNAGFELS comes from the exons AGAGTATGGAGGCGCTTCAAGGTCACAAAGATGGTTGCTCTGCAGCTTCAGCAGGAGTGGGAGAAATTGGTGAATAATTATACTGCTGCAAGGACAGCCATATGGATTTCAAACAATTTATTGAGAccatttcttttctttataacCCGATTCTCAACCTGGCTTCAGATagcccaaagcaagaaaatacaCTCCATGAAGATTTGCTTCACCATCTTATTGGAAAGCATGAACTCTTCAG ATTCAAAGCAGAACTTTTGCTTTCTGGCAATTGGTACACCTGAAGAGAGAAGAATATGGATTTACCAGGCACGGAGGCTAACTTCTCTCGGTTTCTCCATTCTTTCAGAGTTCAGTGAATGCATTTCAGGTGCTCAGAATTTAAATATTGTGACATCACTTGCAATGCGTCTATTGGTCATATTTACTGATCCAAAAGGATGGAAAGGCATCGTTGATGACAATCGTCAAGATGCAGATTTAGCAGCGAAGGATTTAATTCAGTTCATTGGGAGTAATAAAAGTGGTAGTTATGTATCTATTGCTAGATATATAAGTGCACTTGATAATTATTCTTGCCAGACAAAAAGTATCATCCCGGCAGAtgaacttttttttattactgCAAGTGCGATAACTTTAGCCGTGCGTCCATTTTATCTGATGAACATCGATGTAATTGGGCCTGATATGCTGGATGACAACCATGCTGCTAAGCAGTACATTGTCTATTTACTAACTATTCCTTCGCTTCTACAACATTTACCATCTGTTCTTCAACCTGCTTTAAGGCACAAATCAATTTTATTCCCATGCTTCAAGACTCTATTG ATTTTGAAAGAGAAAGTTTTAATGGAGATGTCAGAGTTAGTACAGTCAGATAATCTTGTTGCTTTCAGGGAAATTCCTCCAGTTGGTTGGGCTCTCACTAACATTATATGTCTAGCAACAGGAAATGGGAATGGTTCTGTGAATGCTAGATCCTTGAATCAAGGTTTGGACTATGCATTGTACGTTCATGTTGTTATAACTTTAGCAGAAAGCCTACTTGCTCATCTTGATAATATTGGATGGAtgcgaaagaaaagaaaaaccgtTCAAACTGATGCTGGAACATCAACAGATCCAGTTGGTACAGTTATGTATGATGGTGAAGCAACCTATGAGTCATTAATAATGTCATACATGGATCAATTTAGGCCTGTTACTCAGCCGTCACATCTTACAAATCTTTTGGCTTCAATAAATAGAGATGGCACCAACAAGGTTGAGACTCCACAGTCAAATTGTCTGCCATGTCTTAAGAAACTAGATTTGTTTGATGTTGCactattttattctaatttgctTAGAGTATTTTCAACCTTGAGTCCAATTCGTGGCTCATTACCAGTTCTCAACATGCTGTCCTTCACTCCTGGATTTATTCTCCAATTGTGGGAGGTACTGGAGGTTTCCCTTTTTTCTGGAGACAAACATATATCTGTTTATCACACAAGTGGGAATGCCAAACATAAAACGTTTGAGAAGATGCAAAAACAGATAAGTAAAGATGGGGGTAATAGGTGGGTCAATGTTCTTCAGAAGTTTACAGGTAAGTCACAAGCTGCAAGTGATGTTACAGATCCTGTTGGCAGTTATTCTGAGCCCAGCAGAGAGAATGAAGATTCACTAGAGCTATGGGACGTAGAACCTATGAGGCATGGCCCACAAGGGATTCCAAAGGATGTGTTTTCTGTGCTTCATCTCTTCTGTGCAACCTATTCTCACCTGCTTTCTGTTCTTGATGACATAGAGTTCTATGAGAAACAA GTTCCATTCCGATTAGAGCAACAACGAAGAATTGCGTCAATGCTAAATACCCTAGTGTATAATGGTTTGTCCCATGGTAGTGGTTCTCATAATAAGCCTCTCATGGATTGTGCTATCAGATGCTTACATTTAATGTATGAAAGGGATTGTAGACACTCATTTTGTCCTCCTGATTTGTGGCTTGCTCCCGCTAGAAAAAGCCGGCCACCAATTGCAGTTGCTGCCAGAACCCATGAAGTTTTATCAGCCAACCTAAGATTTGATGATTCATCAGCTGCCCTGAGTGCAGGTTCTGTTATCATCATTACCCCTCATGTTTTCCCTTTTGAAGAAAG AGTTGAGATGTTTCGCGAATTAATCAAGATGGATAAGGCCTCGCGAAAAATGGCTGGTGAAATTTCTGAACCTGGTTCACGAGCAATTGAGATAGTAGTATGTCGGGGTCATATTGTTGAAGATGGATTCCGACAATTGAATTCCCTTGGGTCAAGATTGAAGTCCTCTATCCATGTGTCATTTGTCAGTGAATGTGGCCTTCCTGAGGCTGGCCTGGACTATGGTGGATTATCTAAGGAATTTTTGACAGACTTATCAAAAGCAGCTTTTGCTCCTGA ATATGGATTATTTTCCCAAACCTCAACCTCCGATAGGCTTCTAATTCCTACTGCATCTGCAAGATATTTAGATAATGGTCTTCAAATGATTGAGTTCCTTGGAAGAATTGTCGGTAAAGCTCTTTATGAAGGAATATTACTTGATTACTCCTTCTCTCATGTTTTTGTACAAAAGCTATTGGGACGGTATAGCTTTCTTGATGAGTTATCAACACTTGATCCAGAGATATACAGGAATCTTTTGTATGTCAAG AATTATGAGGGTGACGTGAAGGAACTCTGTCTTGATTTCACAGTTACTGAAGAATCATTTGGCAAAAGACATGTGATTGAGCTTAAGTCTGGTGGAAAAGATATTTCTGTGACAAACGAGAACAAGTTGCAGTACATACATGCAATGGCTGATTATAAACTCAACATACAG ATACTGCCATTTTCAAATGCATTTTATAGAGGGTTAACCGATCTTATATCTCCATCCTGGTTGAAATTATTCAATGCCAGTGAATTTAATCAG TTGCTTTCAGGTGGCAATTATGATATTgacattgatgatttgaaaaataacaCCCGATACACTGGAGGTTACAATGAGAGAAGCAAGACAATCAAGATTTTTTGGGAG GTGGTTAAAGGCTTCAAACCAGATGAGCGCTGTATGCTTCTTAAATTTGTCACCAGTTGTTCTCGTGCTCCATTACTTGGGTTTAAATACTTGCAGCCAGCTTTTACAATCCACAAG GTTGCTTGTGATGTTCCTCTTTGGACAACATTTGGAGGACAAGATGTGGATCGGCTTCCATCAGCTTCAACCTGCTACAACACTCTTAAG CTTCCAACGTACAAACGACCTGGCACATTGAGAACGAAGCTGCTATATGCTATTACCTCAAATGCTGGATTTGAACTTTCTTGA